From Candida dubliniensis CD36 chromosome 7, complete sequence, the proteins below share one genomic window:
- a CDS encoding mitochondrial import inner membrane translocase subunit, putative (Similar to S. cerevisiae TIM54) yields MPDANEVKPKKGWSNPALRMMGIPRISLPSRNWMIFWTVLTTIGGGILYDRYEQKQMRKKWMDAVKHFGEVSYAADEIPRKLTIFIAPPPNDFLDESLKLFRKFIKPVLNAGVVDFEIFSESRQGDIRSSVAERIRDLRRKQLVDETPQKNESSEKQVNDEEELKSRSDLYKAKDVLGLYKVFPADINIKSEDSIDASSAGGIICVGRGAYKEYLSGVHEGLLGPLEKPQSVIDEEIKLAEEKKKEKEENPDNDGDDDNEQSNLKPVPLRFIKPEEYANAQLAPELDLSTVVKDDKGVPVFFEQPVYTFPLPNLVGFSNIPRKIYRYFTKRFLVHDFGERTATIVNNKSRPFVYKDVLMAKEEEMDWPKKWVEKGKERNSEWVQELEHDERVTSRMKVFE; encoded by the coding sequence CAACTATTGGTGGAGGAATACTCTATGATAGGTatgaacaaaaacaaatgaGGAAGAAATGGATGGATGCTGTTAAACATTTTGGTGAAGTGAGTTATGCTGCTGATGAGATACCTCGTAAACTAACCATTTTCATTGCCCCTCCAccaaatgattttttggatgaatcattaaaattgtTCAGAAAGTTCATTAAACCGGTATTGAACGCAggtgttgttgattttgagATTTTCAGTGAATCCAGACAGGGTGATATTAGATCATCTGTTGCAGAAAGGATCAGAGACTTGAGGCGTAAACAGTTGGTTGACGAGACCCCCCAAAAAAACGAATCAAGTGAAAAGCAAGTTAACGACGAGGAAGAATTGAAGAGCCGATCGGATTTATACAAAGCAAAAGACGTACTTGGGTTATATAAAGTGTTTCCTGCAGATATCAACATCAAATCAGAAGACTCAATTGATGCTTCCTCTGCTGGTGGTATTATATGTGTTGGTAGAGGTGCCTACAAGGAGTACTTATCTGGTGTTCATGAAGGATTATTAGGTCCACTTGAAAAGCCACAAAGTGtgattgatgaagaaatcaaattagctgaggaaaagaaaaaggaaaaggagGAAAATCCAGAtaatgatggtgatgatgataatgagCAAAGCAATTTGAAGCCAGTGCCATTGAGATTTATCAAACCTGAAGAATATGCTAATGCACAACTAGCCCCAGAACTCGATTTGTCAACTGTTGTAAAGGATGATAAAGGGGTGCCTGTGTTCTTTGAACAACCAGTGTACACATTCCCATTACCGAACCTCGTTGGGTTCAGTAATATTCCACGTAAAATCTATCGATACTTTACCAAAAGATTTCTTGTTCACGACTTTGGAGAGAGGACAGCTACTATTgtgaataataaatcaagaCCATTTGTATATAAGGACGTTTTAATGGCTAAAGAAGAGGAAATGGATTGGCCTAAAAAGTGGGTAGAAAAGGGTAAAGAACGTAATTCTGAATGGGTGCAGGAGTTGGAACACGATGAAAGAGTAACATCACGAATGAAGGTGTTTGAATAA
- the DFR1 gene encoding dihydrofolate reductase, putative has translation MSKPNVAIIVAALKPALGIGYQGKMPWRLRKEIRYFKDVTTKTTRPGTRNAVIMGRKTWESIPQKFRPLPDRLNIILSRSYKNEIIDDNIVHASSIESSLNLVSDVERVFIIGGAEIYNELINNSLVTHLLITEIEHPDPESIEMDTFLKFPLESWTKQPKSELQKFVGDTLLEDNITEGDFTYNYTLWTRK, from the coding sequence ATGCTGAAACCAAACGTTGCAATTATTGTTGCGGCACTAAAGCCTGCTTTGGGAATTGGATACCAAGGTAAAATGCCTTGGAGACTTCGTAAGGAAATAAGATATTTCAAGGACGTCACTACGAAAACAACGAGGCCAGGTACTCGTAATGCTGTTATTATGGGTAGAAAAACTTGGGAGTCTATACCACAAAAGTTTAGACCTCTTCCAGATAgattaaatataatattatcCAGATCatataaaaatgaaattattgatgacAACATCGTTCATGCTAGCTCAATCGAATCGTCACTTAATCTCGTATCTGATGTTGAAAGAGTTTTCATAATTGGAGGGGCAGAAATTTACaatgaattgataaataattctttagtGACTCATCTATTAATCACAGAAATTGAACACCCAGATCCAGAGTCTATCGAAATGGAtacatttttgaaattccCATTAGAAAGTTGGACCAAGCAACCAAAATCGGAGTTGCAAAAATTTGTCGGAGATACTTTATTAGAAGACAATATCACGGAAGGTGATTTCACCTATAATTATACGCTATGGACAAGAAAATAA